From Pithys albifrons albifrons isolate INPA30051 chromosome 27, PitAlb_v1, whole genome shotgun sequence, one genomic window encodes:
- the LOC139683337 gene encoding butyrophilin subfamily 1 member A1-like isoform X1, with the protein MLSSSHLYCSLPAFVIYSLIFQVHKGHSAPLNVTAPSGPITVAKGENVVLPCDFSAEQSAQDTEVIWFRERFSPFVHRYKGGQDQYGEQMPQYQGRTELLKEGLAKGSVRLKIFHVQPSDTGKYTCFVRRGSDYDEAVVELKVTASGSAPLIVLERYERGGIRLACRSAGWYPRPHVLWQNPQGQHLPSLAENATQDENGLFAAESSIILTRGVSQELSCLVQHSPQRPEKGSALYVSDPFFQDAHPWMIALGVALVAVIALLGLTVHLFKIKGKHQKEIAMQLAALWDRDAEIEKQAKELAWRRYAVPIEGVNVILDPDTAHCELVLSEDGKSVKRGDTLQDIPDIPERFNPWRCVLGCDGFTSGRYYWEVEVVDAGGWIVGVSREDVKRKGDIEFKPEEGTWAVGNWAGHFQALTSPSRTLLPEIQTPKRIRVSLDYEEGRVAFFSVDEEIPIFTFPLASFEGRKVHPWVWLGPGTWLKIWP; encoded by the exons ATGCTCTCCAGTTCCCACCTCTactgctccctgccagctttTGTCATTTACAGTTTAATTTTCCAAGTTCACAAGGGGCATTCAG CTCCCCTCAACGTGACGGCACCGTCTGGCCCCATCACCGTGGCCAAGGGCGAGAACGTGGTGCTGCCCTGTGACTTCTCCGCAGAGCAGAGTGCACAGGACACGGAGGTGATTTGGTTTCGGGAACGATTCTCGCCCTTTGTGCATCGCTACAAGGGGGGCCAGGATCAGTATGGGGAGCAGATGCCTCAGTACCAAGGGCGCACTGAGCTGCTGAAGGAAGGCCTCGCCAAGGGCAGCGTGCGCTTGAAAATTTTTCATGTCCAACCGTCTGACACAGGGAAGTACACCTGCTTTGTTCGCCGTGGCTCAGATTACGACGAGGCTGTGGTGGAGCTCAAGGTGACAG CCAGTGGCTCCGCCCCGCTCATCGTGCTGGAGCGCTACGAGCGCGGGGGCATCCGGCTGGCCTGTCGCTCGGCTGGCTGGTACCCGCGGCCCCACGTGCTGTGGCAAAACCCCCAGGGGCAGCATCTCCCGTCTCTCGCGGAAAATGCTACTCAGGATGAGAACGGGCTCTttgcagcagagagcagcatcATCCTCACTAGAGGTGTGAGCCAGGAACTCTCGTGTTTGGTGCAGCACAGCCCGCAGAGGCCGGAGAAGGGATCAGCGCTGTACGTATCAG atCCCTTTTTCCAAGATGCCCATCCTTGGATGATTGCCCTGGGCGTGGCCCTGGTTGCTGTGATTGCTCTCCTTGGTCTCACTGTTCAtctctttaaaattaaag gAAAGCATCAGAAAGAAATAG ctaTGCAATTGGCAGCACTGT GGGACCGTGATGCAGAAATAG AGAAGCAAGCCAAGGAACTTG catggagaagatatgcAGTGCCCATAGAAGGAG tgAATGTGATTCTGGATCCAGACACAGCCCACTGTGAACTTGTCCTGTCTGAAGATGGCAAAAGTGTGAAACGAGGTGACACACTACAGGACATTCCTGACATCCCTGAGAGATTTAACCCGTGGCGCTGCGTGCTGGGCTGTGATGGCTTCACCTCAGGGAGATACTACTGGGAGGTGGAGGTGGTAGATGCAGGAGGATGGATCGTGGGTGTCTCTAGAGAAGATGTGAAAAGGAAGGGTGATATTGAGTTTAAACCAGAGGAAGGCACCTGGGCAGTGGGGAACTGGGCAGGGCACTTCCAAGCTCTCACCTCCCCCAGTCGCACTCTGCTTCCTGAAATCCAGACTCCCAAGCGAATCCGAGTCTCTCTGGATTATGAGGAGGGACGGgtggcatttttcagtgttGATGAGGAGATTCCCATCTTCACATTTCCACTGGCATCATTTGAGGGGAGAAAAGTCCACCCCTGGGTCTGGCTGGGTCCTGGGACATGGCTCAAAATATGGCCCTGA
- the LOC139683337 gene encoding butyrophilin subfamily 1 member A1-like isoform X2, with amino-acid sequence MLSSSHLYCSLPAFVIYSLIFQVHKGHSAPLNVTAPSGPITVAKGENVVLPCDFSAEQSAQDTEVIWFRERFSPFVHRYKGGQDQYGEQMPQYQGRTELLKEGLAKGSVRLKIFHVQPSDTGKYTCFVRRGSDYDEAVVELKVTASGSAPLIVLERYERGGIRLACRSAGWYPRPHVLWQNPQGQHLPSLAENATQDENGLFAAESSIILTRGVSQELSCLVQHSPQRPEKGSALYVSDPFFQDAHPWMIALGVALVAVIALLGLTVHLFKIKGKHQKEIAMQLAALWDRDAEIEKQAKELVNVILDPDTAHCELVLSEDGKSVKRGDTLQDIPDIPERFNPWRCVLGCDGFTSGRYYWEVEVVDAGGWIVGVSREDVKRKGDIEFKPEEGTWAVGNWAGHFQALTSPSRTLLPEIQTPKRIRVSLDYEEGRVAFFSVDEEIPIFTFPLASFEGRKVHPWVWLGPGTWLKIWP; translated from the exons ATGCTCTCCAGTTCCCACCTCTactgctccctgccagctttTGTCATTTACAGTTTAATTTTCCAAGTTCACAAGGGGCATTCAG CTCCCCTCAACGTGACGGCACCGTCTGGCCCCATCACCGTGGCCAAGGGCGAGAACGTGGTGCTGCCCTGTGACTTCTCCGCAGAGCAGAGTGCACAGGACACGGAGGTGATTTGGTTTCGGGAACGATTCTCGCCCTTTGTGCATCGCTACAAGGGGGGCCAGGATCAGTATGGGGAGCAGATGCCTCAGTACCAAGGGCGCACTGAGCTGCTGAAGGAAGGCCTCGCCAAGGGCAGCGTGCGCTTGAAAATTTTTCATGTCCAACCGTCTGACACAGGGAAGTACACCTGCTTTGTTCGCCGTGGCTCAGATTACGACGAGGCTGTGGTGGAGCTCAAGGTGACAG CCAGTGGCTCCGCCCCGCTCATCGTGCTGGAGCGCTACGAGCGCGGGGGCATCCGGCTGGCCTGTCGCTCGGCTGGCTGGTACCCGCGGCCCCACGTGCTGTGGCAAAACCCCCAGGGGCAGCATCTCCCGTCTCTCGCGGAAAATGCTACTCAGGATGAGAACGGGCTCTttgcagcagagagcagcatcATCCTCACTAGAGGTGTGAGCCAGGAACTCTCGTGTTTGGTGCAGCACAGCCCGCAGAGGCCGGAGAAGGGATCAGCGCTGTACGTATCAG atCCCTTTTTCCAAGATGCCCATCCTTGGATGATTGCCCTGGGCGTGGCCCTGGTTGCTGTGATTGCTCTCCTTGGTCTCACTGTTCAtctctttaaaattaaag gAAAGCATCAGAAAGAAATAG ctaTGCAATTGGCAGCACTGT GGGACCGTGATGCAGAAATAG AGAAGCAAGCCAAGGAACTTG tgAATGTGATTCTGGATCCAGACACAGCCCACTGTGAACTTGTCCTGTCTGAAGATGGCAAAAGTGTGAAACGAGGTGACACACTACAGGACATTCCTGACATCCCTGAGAGATTTAACCCGTGGCGCTGCGTGCTGGGCTGTGATGGCTTCACCTCAGGGAGATACTACTGGGAGGTGGAGGTGGTAGATGCAGGAGGATGGATCGTGGGTGTCTCTAGAGAAGATGTGAAAAGGAAGGGTGATATTGAGTTTAAACCAGAGGAAGGCACCTGGGCAGTGGGGAACTGGGCAGGGCACTTCCAAGCTCTCACCTCCCCCAGTCGCACTCTGCTTCCTGAAATCCAGACTCCCAAGCGAATCCGAGTCTCTCTGGATTATGAGGAGGGACGGgtggcatttttcagtgttGATGAGGAGATTCCCATCTTCACATTTCCACTGGCATCATTTGAGGGGAGAAAAGTCCACCCCTGGGTCTGGCTGGGTCCTGGGACATGGCTCAAAATATGGCCCTGA
- the LOC139683081 gene encoding WW domain-binding protein 11-like, whose translation MPPGLSPEIASRIPTGIPPGASPPGCAPGSSPGIPPGIPPGLCPGITPWDPPRAVPMGSPPRPPRGSPLASPPGCAPGSPPGILPGLSPRSPRRSPLGSPPGCPHGVSPETPSRIPPCIPPGLCPGITPGLPPGLPPPAHLGPPAPGRRRPGLLRAPRAAPARPERSAEVAGRVRARLRSLRSLRARRVPPRPRSGPPLGEGSARGSLSAFSKLQLVFTWENNDSGSTLLVQ comes from the coding sequence ATGCCCCCCGGGCTGTCCCCCGAGATCGCCTCGAGGATCCCCACTGGCATCCCCCCCGGGGCGTCCcccccgggctgtgccccaggatcATCCCCTGGAATTCCCCCTGGCATCCCCCCCGGGCTGTGTCCCGGGATCACCCCCTGGGATCCTCCCCGGGCTGTCCCCATGGGGTCTCCCCCGAGACCCCCTCGAGGATCCCCCCTTGCATCCCCCCCGGGCTGTGCCCCGGGATCACCCCCTGGGATCCTCCCCGGGCTGTCCCCGAGATCCCCTCGAAGATCCCCCCTGGGATCCCCCCCGGGCTGTCCCCATGGGGTCTCCCCCGAGACCCCCTCGAGGATCCCCCCTTGCATCCCCCCCGGGCTGTGCCCCGGGATCACGCCCGGGCTCCCCCCCGGGCTCCCGCCGCCCGCTCACCTCGGGCCTCCCGCGCCGGGGCGGCGCCGGCCCGGGCTGCTCCGAGCCCCGCGAGCGGCCCCTGCGCGCCCCGAGCGGAGCGCGGAGGTTGCGGGGCGGGTCCGGGCGCGGCTCCGCTCCCTCCGCTCCCTCCGCGCCCGGCGGgtcccgccccgcccgcgcTCGGGGCCGCCCCTCGGGGAGGGCTCGGCCAGGGGGTCCCTGAGCGCTTTCAGCAAGCTGCAGTTGGTCTTTACATGGGAAAACAATGATTCAGGTAGTACTTTGTTAGTTCagtga